The DNA sequence TGGTGGCGCGCAGGACGGCGAGTTCGAGGCGGCGCTCCGCTCGGCGGCGTTCCAGGCCCATGCCGCGGTGCGCGCCGAGGCGGCGGCCCATGGGGACGGGTCGAAGATGGCGACGACGCTCACCCTGGCCATCATCATCTGGCCGTGGGTCTACGTGGTGCAGGTCGGCGACTCGCGCTGTTATCGCTACCTCTCCGGCGAGATCGCGCAGATCACCAAGGACCAGACGATGGCGCAGGCGCTCGTTGACCAGGGCGTGCTGAGCCGCGAGAAGGTGACCCGTTCGCCGCTCAACAACGTCCTGGTCAGCGCCATCGGTGGCGACCAGGCCGAGCCGGACGTGTCGCGCTTCGACATCCGCGACCGCCGCTCCGTCATCCTCCTCTGCAGCGACGGCCTCACCAAGCATGTCACCGATGCGGAGTTGGCCGAGCACCTCGACCGGATGACCTCGTCGGAGCAGCTCTGTCGTGAGCTGCTCGAGCTCGCGCTCAGCCGCGGCGGCAGCGACAACATCACCATCCTCGCCGGACGCGCCCCCGCCTGATGAGCACGCTCGATCGCCTCACCACCGCCCTCGCCGAGCGCTACCAGATCGTCCGGGAGCTCGGCGCCGGCGGCATGGCCACCGTTTACCTTGCGCGTGACCTCAAGCACGACCGCGACGTCGCCATCAAGGTGCTGCGTCCGGAGCTCGCCGCGGTCATCGGGGCCGAGCGCTTCCTCAAGGAAGTGAAGACCACCGCCAGCCTGCAGCACCCGCACATCCTTGGCCTGATCGATTCTGGCGAGAACGATGGCTTCCTCTGGTACGCCATGCCGTTCGTGGACGGCGAGTCGCTGCGCGACCGGCTCGGCCGCGAGAAGCAGCTCCCCATTGCCGACGCGGTGCGGCTGGCCTCCGACGTGGCGGCCGCGCTCGACTACGCCCACCGCCGTGGCGTGATCCATCGCGACATCAAGCCCGAGAACATCCTGCTGCATGACGGCAGCGCGCTGGTGGCCGACTTCGGCATTGCCCTCGCGGCAAGCAGCGCCGGCACCCGGATGACCGAGACCGGGATGTCGCTCGGGACGCCGCACTACATGAGCCCCGAGCAGGCGATGGGCGAACGCGCCCTCGACGCGCGGACCGACATCTACGCGCTGGGCTGCGTGCTCTACGAGATGCTCGCCGGCGAGCCGCCATTCACCGGCCCGACCGCGCAGGCGATCGTCGCCAAGGTCATGACGGCCACGCCGGAGCCGGTCACCACCTACCGGGCGACGATCCCCGCCCCGGTGGCGCATGCAGTGCACGTCGCGATCCAGAAGCTGCCGGCTGACCGCTTCGGCACGGCCGCGGAGCTTGCGGCCGCCCTCCATGCCACCAGTGGCACCTTCGAGGCGGGCGCCCCGGTGCGCCGGAGACAGGCGTGGCGGCTGGCACTCGCTGGCGGATTGCTGCTCGGTGCGATGGCCGGTGGCAGTCTCGTGGCGATGCGCTCCGGTCGCGCCGTGGAACGGTTCGCCACCCCGGGATTGGCCACGCCGGTGACGTGGGAGCAGGGCCTCGAGATCACGCCGGCGCTGTCGCCCGATGGCAAGCAGGTGGCCTATGCGTCCGGGAATGGCACCGTCAGTCGCATCTTCGTGCGCCCGGTCGGCGACGGTCGCCCCACCCCGTTGACGACCGACAGCACGGCGGTCGAGCTCTCGCCGCAGTGGTCGCGCGACGGCACCCGCATCCTCTTCATCAAGGACGGCCTCGTCTTCTCCGCGCCGGTGGGCGGCGGAGCGGCGCGTCAGGATGTCCCGTCCCGGGATGGGCAGGTCACCGCGCTGGCCTGGTCACCGGACAACCAGCAGATCGCCTACGTCATCGGGGACACCCTGTTCATCCATCGCGCCGACGGGACCAGCCGTCCGCTGGCGGCGGCCGAGCAACTGACCCTGTGCAACTGGGGCCCGCACGACGTGATTGCCTGCTCTGCCGGGAACTCGCTCTACCTTGCGCCGGGCATCGGCTTCGGCAACATCGCGCCGAGCTGGATCACCCTGATCCGGGTCGCCGATGGCACGCTGCAGACGATCACGGACAGCAGCTCCAACAACCAGTCGCCGCAGTGGTCACACGACGGAACGCACCTGCTCTACAGCTCAAACCGGCTCGGCCCGGCCGACATTTATGCGCTGCGGGTCACGGGCGACGGGACGCCGCGCGGCGAGCCCGAGCGGCTGACCGTCGGCCTGAACGTCTCCACCTTCAGCCTGTCGGGCGATGATCGTCGCCTCAGCTATGCGGTGATGTCCATCAGCGCCAACATCTGGTCGCAACCGTGGCAGGAGGGTCGACCCCTCGCCGGGGCGCGGCCCACGCCGGTCACCTTCGGCCAGCAGGTGATCGAGGCGTTCGCGCTCTCTTCCGACGGGCGGTGGATCTTCCACGACAACGACCTGGCCGGCAACTCGGACATCTACCGGATGTCGCTCGCCACCGGCATCGCGGAGCGCCTCACGACGGACCGCACCCCGGAGTTCGCGCCCGAGCCCTCGCCCGACGGCCGCACGGTTTCGTTCCACTCCTTCCGCGGCGATTCGCGCGACGTGTATGTGCTGCCGCTCGACGGGGGGGCGCTCGAGAGGGTCACCGACACCCCGGCACAGGAGGCGCAGGCCACCTGGTCGCCGGATGGATCGGCGCTGGCCTACTTCAACATCACCGGCGAGCCGAGCATCAAGATCGCGACCCGAGGTGCGGATCGTCGCTGGGTGAGTCGCGCGCTGGTGCCGGGATACTGGCCGCGCTTCTCGCCCGATGGCCGACGGGTCGTCTTCACGACCTCCCTGCTCGGCGGCGAGCTCCGGGTGATACCCTCCGACAGCGGCCCCTCGCGCCTCCTGTACCCGCTCGAGGTTCCCGGGGCGCCGGTCGCCGAGAACTCGACGTGGTCGGCGGACGGCGCCGCCATCTACTTCAAGAGCCACACGGCCGACGGGGCGGCCTCGATATGGTCGGTCCCCGCGAGCGGCGGCATCCCGACGCGCGTGCTGCAACTCGGCGATGGCCGGCTGCAGTCCGACCGCTACGGATTCCGGATCGCGAACGGGCTGGTGTACTACACGCTCACCGATCGGCAGAGCAACGTCTGGCTGATGGAACTGGTGCGATGAGCGTTGACCGTCTTGCATCAGCCCTCGCCGACCGCTACCAGATCGTCCGGGAGCTCGGCGCCGGCGGCATGGCCACCGTCTACCTCGCCCGTGACCTCAAGCACGACCGCGACGTCGCCATCAAGGTGCTGCGGCCCGAACTCGCCGCCGTGATCGGCGCCGAGCGCTTCCTCACCGAGATCAAGACCACCGCGAACCTGCAGCATCCGCACATCCTGCCACTATTCGATTCAGGGGAAGCGCTGGCGCCGTCGATCATCGATGATCGATCATCGATCATCGATCGGCACTCGCCGAGTTACCTGTTCTATGTGATGCCCTTCATCGAGGGCGAGACCCTGCGCGACCGGCTCGATCGCGAGAAGCAGCTGCCGATCGGCGAGGCGGTGCGGATCGCGAGCGAGGTCGCCGCGGCACTCGACTATGCCCACCGGCGCGGCGTGATCCATCGCGACATCAAGCCCGAGAACATCCTGCTGCACGACGGCGCGGCGCTTGTCGCCGACTTCGGCATCGCCCTCGCCGCGAGCAAGGCCGGTGGTTCCCGGATGACCGAGACCGGGATGTCGCTCGGCACGCCGCACTACATGAGCCCCGAGCAGGCGATGGGCGAGCGCGAGATCACCGCGCGCTCCGACGTCTATGCCCTCGGCTGCGTCACCTACGAGATGCTGATCGGCGACCCGCCCTTCACCGGCAGCACCGCCCAGGCGATCGTCGCCAAGGTGGTGACCGAGAAGCCGGCAGCGCTGACGCGCGTGCGCAGCACGATTCCCGAGGCGGTCGAGGATGCCGTCCTCACCGCGCTCGAGAAGCTCCCGGCCGACCGCTTCGCCACCGCCGCGGAATTCTCGGCCGCACTGGCTGGCGGCGTGACCGCTCGCGCGACGACACGCTCGGCGGCGCGACCGGTGGGGCCGACGCCCGGGCAGCGGCGGGGCTATGTCGTCGCGGGCATCACCCTCGCCGCCTGCTGCCTCGCGGGCGGCTGGCTCCTGGGCCGTCGCGGCGGCACCACCTCGAGCGCCGGCCCCTCGGTCTACGACGCGGCACTCCCCGACACGGCACTGATCTCCTTCGCGGCCAGCTCCCGGACCATCTCCTACGGCACGGCAATCAGGAGCCTCTCGGTCGCGAAGTCAGGCGAGTTCGTCGTCTACGCCGCCTCGCGCGGTGAATCGAGTGAACTCTGGTACCGTTCGCTCCGGACGGCCGAGGTGCATCCGATCGCGGGGACGGAGGGCGGCACCGCGCCACGGCTTTCGCTCGATGGGACGCAGGTCGCCTTCCTCATCGGCGACCAGATCATGATCATCCCGGTCGCGGGTGGGCAGGCGCGGCGACTCCTCGACGGGCGCAGCGTCTCCTGGCTGATGTGGACCGACACCGGCCAGCTGCTGGCCGCGGACCAGGACGGCAACCGGCTGAGCGAACTCGATCCGGCCGGCGGGGAGCCGAAGTCCCGGGCGATCACCCGCTGCGCCTTCGGCAGTTCGTGGATCGCCGCAAGCAAAGAGCTGCTCTGTTCGGCCAATCGGACCGCGCTCCTGGTCAACCCCGATTCGGCCAAGTCGAGCATTCTCCGCCTCGCCGGAACAGCGAACCTCCCCGGCAAGCTGGTCACCGGGTCGTCGTTCCGCCTGGTCGACGAGAAGTACCTCGTCTATCTCGCCATCGACGGATCGCTGGTGGCCACGCGCTTCGATCCCGTCACTCGGACGGCTGGCACGCCCGTGGCGCTGCTCTCGGGCGTCCGCCGCGAGTCGATCGGCGAGGGGCAGTTCGACCTGACCACCGACGGCTCCCTGATCTATGCGCCCGGGGTCGACGCGACGCAGGGCCGGATCGTGAAGCTGGTGGCGGGCAAGGAGCCCGAAGCACTGCCGACCGAGAGCGCCGACTTCCAGCGCTACGACCTGAGCCGCGATGGTCGGTGGCTGGCGGCGGCCGTGCAGGGCACCGTGGACAATGAGCTGCGGCTCTACGACCTGCGCGGTGGGCAGCATTTCACCTGGCTGCACAGCGAGTATCTCCGCCACCCGCTCTGGGATCCGACCGGCGAACAGTTGCTCACGATTGCCCGCGAGGGCGATCGATGGATGCTGCTGCGGGGCAAGCCGAATTCCGGCTCGGCACCCGACACCATCGCGAGCACACTGACCGAGGCCGCGCTCCCCGACGCCGTGGACTACCACGACGAGCACCTCGCCGTCGGCCAGAACTGGGGCGGCAGCATGGTCTTCCGCTTCGATCCCTCCCTGGCGAAGCCGACCTTCGACACCGTCCTCGCCGGCGGCCGCTTCGCGTCGCTCTCGCCGAGCGCGAGCCTGCTGCTCTACCAGACGCTCGAGGGGAATCGGATCATCATCACGTCGTTCCCGACACCGGGCCGTCGGTGGCAGATTGCCTCGGACGGCAACGAGCCGCTCTGGCTCTCGCCGACCGAAGTGGTCTATCGGGTCGGCGTCTCGTGGTTCATGGTGAAGGTGAATGCCGCGACGGGCGAACCGGCGGGCCCGCCGACGCCATGGGCGCGCGACCCCCGCTTCTCCGACACGTCGGGGTGGTCCAACCGCCCCTCGCACGACGGCGGCATCATCTACGTCCAGGGGCCAGCGCAGATCACCGGCACACACCTCCGGGTGATCCCGGGCTGGGTCGCCTCCATGAAGGCGGCGGTCGACAAGGCCGGCAACTAGGCGCCGTGACGTCCGCGGCCTGACGGCCGCGGCTGTCATACCGTTCACCCTTCACCGTTCACCCGGCTTTCACTTCAGTCCACATCCTGTCCCACAAGTCGGTCGCCGCCCCCAGGTCGCGCTGGAACTCCAGCCTGGCCTGCATCGCCGCGTCCGGTGGCGGCACCGGATCGGTCAGCAGCGGAAGCGCCGCCCCGTTCGGTGACGCCCCGCCCCCCTCGTTGCTGATCGCCGCGCCGACGTCCGCCCGCAGCACGTAGTTCAGGAAGGCATGCGCGGCGCGCCGGTTCGGTGCATCGCGCGGGATCGCGAAGTAGTCGGCGTAGAGCGTCGAGCCTTCCTTCGGCACGGTGAACGCCACCCGTGGCTCCTCGCCGCGCGCCATCCGGGCGTCGCTCAGGTACATCTGGGCCGCCGCGATGTCGCCGCTGATCAGCTGCCCCTTCACTGCCGCCGAGATGTACGCACGCAGGTTCGGCTTGATCGCCAGCGCGTCCCGCCGCGCCGCCTCGAGCAGCGCGGGCTCGGTGGCGTTGAGCGACTGGCCGCGCCATCGCAGCATCGCACCGAGCACCTCGCGGCCGTCATCCATCATCGTCAGACGCCCGCGCAGCGCGGCATCGCCAAACGCTGCCCAGCTCTCTGGCGGCGTCGCGACCAGGTCGGTCCGGTAGGCG is a window from the Gemmatimonadota bacterium genome containing:
- a CDS encoding serine/threonine-protein phosphatase; amino-acid sequence: MITAFSTTTESERPRDDELDLFGLTHAGKVRRDNQDQFLLATIHPQVVLHATSLAGAQQLPLRGERVATLMMVADGVGGVAGGAEASQLAVEAIMGYVSSSLRCYHLAGGAQDGEFEAALRSAAFQAHAAVRAEAAAHGDGSKMATTLTLAIIIWPWVYVVQVGDSRCYRYLSGEIAQITKDQTMAQALVDQGVLSREKVTRSPLNNVLVSAIGGDQAEPDVSRFDIRDRRSVILLCSDGLTKHVTDAELAEHLDRMTSSEQLCRELLELALSRGGSDNITILAGRAPA
- a CDS encoding protein kinase, with translation MSTLDRLTTALAERYQIVRELGAGGMATVYLARDLKHDRDVAIKVLRPELAAVIGAERFLKEVKTTASLQHPHILGLIDSGENDGFLWYAMPFVDGESLRDRLGREKQLPIADAVRLASDVAAALDYAHRRGVIHRDIKPENILLHDGSALVADFGIALAASSAGTRMTETGMSLGTPHYMSPEQAMGERALDARTDIYALGCVLYEMLAGEPPFTGPTAQAIVAKVMTATPEPVTTYRATIPAPVAHAVHVAIQKLPADRFGTAAELAAALHATSGTFEAGAPVRRRQAWRLALAGGLLLGAMAGGSLVAMRSGRAVERFATPGLATPVTWEQGLEITPALSPDGKQVAYASGNGTVSRIFVRPVGDGRPTPLTTDSTAVELSPQWSRDGTRILFIKDGLVFSAPVGGGAARQDVPSRDGQVTALAWSPDNQQIAYVIGDTLFIHRADGTSRPLAAAEQLTLCNWGPHDVIACSAGNSLYLAPGIGFGNIAPSWITLIRVADGTLQTITDSSSNNQSPQWSHDGTHLLYSSNRLGPADIYALRVTGDGTPRGEPERLTVGLNVSTFSLSGDDRRLSYAVMSISANIWSQPWQEGRPLAGARPTPVTFGQQVIEAFALSSDGRWIFHDNDLAGNSDIYRMSLATGIAERLTTDRTPEFAPEPSPDGRTVSFHSFRGDSRDVYVLPLDGGALERVTDTPAQEAQATWSPDGSALAYFNITGEPSIKIATRGADRRWVSRALVPGYWPRFSPDGRRVVFTTSLLGGELRVIPSDSGPSRLLYPLEVPGAPVAENSTWSADGAAIYFKSHTADGAASIWSVPASGGIPTRVLQLGDGRLQSDRYGFRIANGLVYYTLTDRQSNVWLMELVR
- a CDS encoding serine/threonine protein kinase, which encodes MSVDRLASALADRYQIVRELGAGGMATVYLARDLKHDRDVAIKVLRPELAAVIGAERFLTEIKTTANLQHPHILPLFDSGEALAPSIIDDRSSIIDRHSPSYLFYVMPFIEGETLRDRLDREKQLPIGEAVRIASEVAAALDYAHRRGVIHRDIKPENILLHDGAALVADFGIALAASKAGGSRMTETGMSLGTPHYMSPEQAMGEREITARSDVYALGCVTYEMLIGDPPFTGSTAQAIVAKVVTEKPAALTRVRSTIPEAVEDAVLTALEKLPADRFATAAEFSAALAGGVTARATTRSAARPVGPTPGQRRGYVVAGITLAACCLAGGWLLGRRGGTTSSAGPSVYDAALPDTALISFAASSRTISYGTAIRSLSVAKSGEFVVYAASRGESSELWYRSLRTAEVHPIAGTEGGTAPRLSLDGTQVAFLIGDQIMIIPVAGGQARRLLDGRSVSWLMWTDTGQLLAADQDGNRLSELDPAGGEPKSRAITRCAFGSSWIAASKELLCSANRTALLVNPDSAKSSILRLAGTANLPGKLVTGSSFRLVDEKYLVYLAIDGSLVATRFDPVTRTAGTPVALLSGVRRESIGEGQFDLTTDGSLIYAPGVDATQGRIVKLVAGKEPEALPTESADFQRYDLSRDGRWLAAAVQGTVDNELRLYDLRGGQHFTWLHSEYLRHPLWDPTGEQLLTIAREGDRWMLLRGKPNSGSAPDTIASTLTEAALPDAVDYHDEHLAVGQNWGGSMVFRFDPSLAKPTFDTVLAGGRFASLSPSASLLLYQTLEGNRIIITSFPTPGRRWQIASDGNEPLWLSPTEVVYRVGVSWFMVKVNAATGEPAGPPTPWARDPRFSDTSGWSNRPSHDGGIIYVQGPAQITGTHLRVIPGWVASMKAAVDKAGN
- a CDS encoding spermidine/putrescine ABC transporter substrate-binding protein; amino-acid sequence: MTRNSVARREFLLRCARLGLSASTASLLLGCITKRTPPPTDEAAVSAAGPLERELRIFNWSDYIGRTTVADFEREFGVRVSYDTYESNEELLAKLVAGGGGYDIICPTGYIVPLLAEGGMLQPLDHGVLTNWGNLLPLFADQGVDAGGRYAMPYQWGMTGVAYRTDLVATPPESWAAFGDAALRGRLTMMDDGREVLGAMLRWRGQSLNATEPALLEAARRDALAIKPNLRAYISAAVKGQLISGDIAAAQMYLSDARMARGEEPRVAFTVPKEGSTLYADYFAIPRDAPNRRAAHAFLNYVLRADVGAAISNEGGGASPNGAALPLLTDPVPPPDAAMQARLEFQRDLGAATDLWDRMWTEVKAG